The window TTACTAACGACTTCAGTTTGTTCTGTTTGTAACGACCAATGCTCAATGTCTTTTATAGCTTTTAAATAGTCAAATATCTTTTTTTGAGGAATCAGATAACGATCAATCTCATTAAAGTCTTGAAGAATTATTTGTGCCCATTTTGTAAAGGTTTCAAAATTTTCTTGTTCTGCCGAAGGAGTTAATTCAAGGTAAGTATTGTAAAATTCGAATAGAAGCTCTGTGTTTGATACTGATTTTAGTAGGGATAATTCCTCAACAAAGGACTCTATACTCACTATTTTTGGAGCGAAGATGGTTTCACTTATAATTAAACTTAATTCTCGTCTTAAGAATACTCCAGCTCTTCTGCTTGGTAAAATGAAAATAAGCTGACTAAAGTCTGCATCATTTTTCTTTAGATCATTTAGTACATCTTGAATAAAGTTTCTCATTATATAAAAATAAAAAACGCTTCGGTTTCCCGAAGCGTTTTTCTATAAAATTTAATGTTTTGGTTTAAACTTATTTTCTAAGTTTAACTTCAACACGTCTGTTGTTATATCTACCAGCCTTAGTTTTGTTACTATCGATTGGGTAATCTTCACCAAATCCGTAAGCATTTAATCTTTCAGAATTAATTCCGTTTTCGATTAAGTAAGCCATTACAGCGTTAGCTCTAGAGTCAGATAAAGATTGGTTAGAAGTTTTGCTTCCAACACTATCAGTATGACCTTCGATTGTAAAGTTAGCTTCTGGGTATTCTTTTAAGATAGCAGTAATAGACTGTAATACAGAAAAAGTTTCTGATTTAAAGCTAGATTTACCTGTAGCAAATAAGATTGTTTTAGCATAACTATTTAATTTGTCTAATACAACCTGAGTTGGGATAACAGCTTCAGGACAACCATTGTTTGCAACAGTACCTACTTCTTTAGGACAGTTGTCATCTTTGTCTAAAACACCATCACCATCAGTATCTGGCCAAGGACATCCTCCGTTTGCAGCAGGACCAGCTTCACTTGGACATTTGTCTTTAGAATCAGCAACACCGTCACCATCAGCATCAGGACAACCTTTTAATTCTTTTAATCCTTTTACTTGTGGACAGTCATCTTCATTATCTGGAACACCATCACCATCAGTATCAGGACATCCGTTAAATTCAGCTAAACCAGCTATTTCAGGACAAGTATCTTTAGAATCTTCGATTCCATCACCATCAGTATCAGGACAACCGTTGAAAGCTTCTAAACCTGGTACATCAGGACATGCATCATTTTTGTCATATACACCATCACCATCAGTATCAGTTCCACCAAATCTTACAGAAATACCTGCAGAATGTTGGAAATGCTTAGTTAAGTAATCTTCAAAAGAGTGCTTATATTTTGATTCAACAAATAAACCAATGTTATCAGAAAACCAGTAAGTTAATCCTAAAGAAGCGTTAACTGTTCCAGCTCCAACGTTGTTGTTTGAACCTGCAACTGTAGAAAATGTATTGTAAGCACCTTCTTCAATCCATGTGTAACCCCCACCAATTCCGATAGCTGGATCTAATTTTTTTGAACCAATAATATCTCCTAAGTGGTATCTTACGTTACCGTCGATAGCATAATAAGCTAAATCACCAACACGTATGCTAGGATTTGTTGCTGTCTGTCCCCATTTTTCTATTCTGTTGATAGAACCTCCTGCTTGTACAGAAAAGTTGTCACCTACATATTTAGATACAGAAATAGTAGACAAAGAAGGTAAAATACTCCAATGGTCTTCAACATTAAAAAATTCATCAAAGTAATCACCTTGAGGCATGTCTTCTCCTACTGGATATACATCTACTGCGTTAATTCCGAAGTTGATAGCCCACGGGTTGTTTTCGTTTTGAGCCATAACGTTACCCATACTTGTAAGTAGTAACATTGTGAACAATAATCTGCTAAGATTTTTCATATTCAAAGTTTAATTTTTAAGTGTTAATTAAAAGCAAAAATAAGTTGTTATATATTATTAACAAAGACAAATATATAAAAATATTGAATATTATTTGCTTTTGTTTAGGTATTATAGATTGTTTCTAAATAATATTCAGTGCTTTACCTACTTTTATAAAGGCTGCGATGGCTTTTTCTAAATGCGCTTTGGTATGCGCTGCAGAAAGTTGGACACGAATTCTAGCCTTATCTTTTGGGACTACAGGAAAAAAGAATCCGATAACATAAATGCCTTCTTTTAAAAGCATGTTTGCCATGGTTTGAGATAGTTTAGCGTCATATAGCATAACAGGTACAATTGCCGAGTCACCATCAATGATATCAAATCCAGCAGCTTTCATACCTTTTTTGAAAAATTTTGTATTTTCCTCCAAGGTGTCACGCAGTGAGCTATCATTAGAAAGCATATCAAAAACCTTAATAGAGGCTCCAACAATAGCAGGCGCTAAAGAGTTTGAGAATAAGTAAGGTCTTGATCTTTGTCGAAGTATTTCAATAATTTCTTTTTTACCAGTGGTATAACCGCCCATAGCACCACCAAGTGCTTTTCCTAATGTTCCTGTAATAATGTCGATTTTGTCCATAACACCTTTTTCTTCTAGTGTACCACGACCTGTTTCTCCAATAAATCCTGCAGAATGACACTCGTCAATCATAATCATTGCATCATATTTTTCTGCTAAAACAGAGATTTTATCCAAAGGAGCTACTAAGCCATCCATGGAAAATACACCGTCAGTAACAATGATTTTAAAACGCGCTCCATTTTTGTTAGCATCAATTAGCTGTTGTTCTAAATCTGCCATATCATTGTTTTGATAACGATAACGTGCCGCTTTACATAACCTAACACCGTCTATGATGGAAGCGTGGTTTAAAGAATCTGATATTATGGCGTCTTCTTTTCCTAGTAAAGGTTCAAATACACCACCATTAGCATCAAATGCAGCAGCATATAATATCGTGTCTTCTGTGCCATAAAAATCTGCTATTTTCTTTTCTAGCGTTTTGTGTATGTCTTGAGTTCCACAAATAAAACGTACGGAAGACATTCCGAATCCGTGCGTATCCATTGTGTCTTGGGCAGCTTTAATGACTTCAGGGTGAGAAGATAAGCCTAAGTAATTGTTGGCGCAAAAGTTTAAAACACGTGCTCCTGAGTCTAACGTTATCTCTGCACCCTGCGCGGATGTTATAATGCGTTCTTCCTTAAAAAGACCGTTGTCTTTGATGTCTTGTATTTCTTTTTGTAAATGTTCTTTTATATTACTGTACATACGTTCTGTTTTAGTTTTGCAAATTTAATAATGTTTTACCTTAAGTGATTGGTAGAAAATTTATTCTTTTGTAGTTAGTAGGTTACTATTTTAATAATGTCATTGATGTAAATTAGTATTTTTTTACTGACGTTGTAATTCATTTCTTTTAATATATCGGCGTAATTTTCTAATTGTTCTTGGTATTTAGGATCAGACAATCCTGTTTTGTAATCTATTATAATAGCGTCATTGTCTTTTATCATTAAACGGTCAGGTCGTATTATAGCTCCTGATTTCGAGATTATATCACGTTCGTTGTAAATTGTATAGTTCTCAGTATAATAACTTTTTATTTCTGGGTGGGTTATAATAGCTTTAACTGTTTTTGTTAATAATACGGCTTGTTCTTTGTTTATAATTCCTGAAAGGAGATAGTCCTTAATGACATTATCAACATCGTCTTTTGTTTTGATTTCAGACATGATATCATGGATTAAATTTCCTTTTTCAATAGCATCTTGTTGGTCTGTATCCCATAAAAAACCTGACTTTGTAATAATTTTAATGTTGTGATCTTGTTTGGATACGCTTATAAAATCTTTTGTTTCTTGTGTGGTTTCAAGATCTTCTTCAGGTTGTATTTCTCGTTTAGGATTACCAAAACTATAGTCTAGTTGCGCATCATCCCAAAGTCCATTTTGTGTCAAATAATTTATAAACAAGCCTGAATAGGTGTTATATGTTATACCGTCTTTAGTCGCTTTTTCTTTTTTCGAAATAATATAAAGTTGCTCGACAGGTCTAGTTAGCACAACATACAGTAAGTTTATATTATCTAATTCTTGTTCTGCTCTGTGATGTAGGTAGATCGCTTCTCCGGTATCCCCAAAATTCTCAAAGTCTTTATTAAAATTTAGTAAAGTTTTCGAAAACCCATTATATTGATTCTCGTCTAGCGGAAACCATTCTTTTGGTTCAACTTCCTTATAGATGTCCAAATAAGCGTAGGGAAAAATAACCACAGGAAACTCCAATCCTTTGGATTTATGTATCGTCATTATTTGTACTGCATTTTGGTTATTGGGCGATACAATATTTAAACTTTCCTTTTTAGTATGATAATAGTCTAGGAAACTTGTGATATCAGAAATTTGTTTTTGAGAAAATTCTAGTACAATGTCTAAAAAGTATTGAATGTAAGCGTTAGATTCCTTGGTTAGATTAAAGCTTCTGACTATGCTTTCGGCTAAGTCATATAAGGATAATTGGATTAATTGCGTAGGATTACAAGTAATAGAATATTGCTCAAAACTTTCAAAAAACTCTTGAAGTGGTAAGTTTAGATTGGTTTTAAAAAAAGCGTGTTTGTCTTCAATTTTATGTGCTGTTGCAATATAATCTAAAACTTTAATTTTAACCTCTAGATTGTTAGGGTTGACTAGTAGCTTAAAGATATTAATAATTAATCTAACATCTTCAGAGTTATTGATTAGCATGGTTTCGGAAGAGGTGATTCTTACCCCTTTCTTACTTAAAAATTCAGCAATAGCAACCCCCTCTTTTTTCTTTCTAACTAATATACAAATGTCTTTAAGGTTATAGCCATTGTCTAAACAATTGATGATAGTTTCGAAAATAGTTTCAGGAAAAAGTTGGTTAATATCATCTTCTCTTTGTACGTCTAAAAACTGTAAATTAACATAACCTTCGTGCTTTATAGAGGGTTTTTGTTGTGCTTTTTGATATAAACTAGAATAGGCAGAACTGCTAAAGCTATGCTGCGATAAATAGTCAAAAAACTGATTATTAAAGTTAATAACATTTTTAAAACTACGATAATTATGTTCTAAACGGACGACTTCTTTTTCTATTGGAAACGGATTGTCATTTTGTGTTAAACCAATAAATTGTTCTGCTTTTCCGCCTCTCCATCTGTAAATCGCTTGTTTGGCATCCCCAACTAACATTGCTGTTCCTTGTATGCCTTTTAAGTTTTGGCCTGTAAGTGTGTTCTCTATTAGCGGAATTAAGTTTTCCCACTGCATTTGTGACGTATCCTGAAACTCGTCAATAAAATAATGTCTAAATTTCTCACCTAGACGTTCATATATAAAAGGCGTAGGTTGGTTTTTAATCTCCTTACTAATTAATGTGTTGAATTCTGATATTAATAATTTGTTTTCTTCTTCCTTAATTATTGTTAACTCTTTATTTATAGCATTTAAAACAGATAAAGGAGTTACGTTCTTGTAAACAGCTTGTAAAAATTTTAAATTAAAAACAGCATCTTTAATTTTATGGTAAACAGTCTCAATTTGTGGCAATAGTTGGTCTATTATTTCTGCTTTCGCGGAATCTAAGCTTTTTGTGTAAAGTTTGCCATCAGCAATATTTTGGGCTAATTGGTTTTCGTAAAGCCTATTGAAATCTAAATTTGCAGCTTTTACAAAATGATTGAATAGTGTCCCTCTAGAAAAGCTTTTTTGGTCTAAGCCATTGGATTCAAAAACGGCTATTAAATCATTGGCTACTTTTGTAATTATTGTTTTGTGATTCGTAATTTTTTTAATTATTAAAGATTTTAAAGTGTTAAAGTCTTCAAGAGTTTTGTGCTTTATGCTATCTAAATGAGGTAGGTCATTGTCGTTTATTAAAAGTTTTGCAATGCTATTAAAATCTCTAGAAACATCCCAGCTTTTATCGTCATCTGCTTTTTCTAAAGCAAAATCTATTAATATTCTAGTCAATTTCTTGTCTGTTCCTGCTTTTGCTATTAAACTATCTACAGCCTGATTAAGTAATGACGGCGTATCTAATTCTACTTCAAAATTTATAGGGATTTTTAAATCATGCGCAAATGTCCTAATTAAGCGATGGTTAAATCCATCTATGGTTGAAATATCAAAAGCTGCATAATTATGCATTATAGTGTTTAATAGTGTCACCGATTTTTTATGTACAAAAATGGGCTCTAAGTCTAATTCTTTAGTGATGGCTTCAAACATACTATTTGGATGAGTAATAATCTCGGGGTCAGAAAATTGTTTAAGCGTATCTAGTATTCTGGTTTTCATCTCGCCAACCGCCTTATTGGTAAAGGTTATTGCTAAAATCTGTTTAAAACCATCATTGTGTTTAGATGCAAATAATAACTTTATGTATTCCTTAACTAAAGCGAAGGTTTTTCCGCTTCCCGCAGAAGCGTCATAAACTTTAAAAGGAGCTGTTTTAGACATTTAATTTTTAATTTTAGACAAGATAATAACATTATTATGGTTGTTAAATTAATTTCAAAACAATCTGTAATAATAAATTTTTGTTGTTAAAATATTATTAAATAGAAATAATAGAGTCCATAAAAATTTTCAATTGAAGGCTTTAATGTTTAATTTTGAATAAATTGAACATTAACATTTAAAAACATACAATCATGGCATTTGAATTACCAAAATTAAAATATGCGTATGATGCATTAGAACCTAACATCGATGCACGTACAATGGAAATACATTACACTAAGCATCATAATGGTTATACAACTAAACTAAATGCTGCGATAGAAGGAACTGATTTAGACGGAAAATCTATCGAAGATATTCTTGCTAACTTGGATATGAAAAATATGGCTGTTAGAAATAATGGTGGAGGTTTTTATAACCACTCATTATTTTGGGAAGTTATGAATCCAGAAGGAAAAGGACGTTTATCTGGAGATTTAAAAGATGCTATTGAAGCAGCTTATGGTTCTTTTGAAGCTTTTAAAGATGCTTTTAGTAAAGCAGCAGCAACGCAATTTGGTTCAGGTTGGGCTTGGTTATGTGTGCATAAAGGAGGAAAGGTTGAAGTATGTTCTACTCCAAACCAGGATAATCCATTAATGCCAGGTGTAACTTGCGAAGGAACTCCAATCTTAGGATTAGATGTTTGGGAGCATGCTTATTACTTAAACTACCAAAACAGAAGACCTGATTATATTGATGCTTTCTTTAATGTAATTAACTGGAACGAAGTTGAAAGACGTTATGCAGAAGCTAAATAAGCTTTAAAACGTTTGTAAAATATAAAAGCAGATTCATTTTTATGAATCTGCTTTTTTTTATGCTCTAAATATATGTTTTCTAAATTTTGTAAAATAAAAAAGGAGAACAAGTGTTCTCCTTTTTTGCCCCAAATCTACCATGAACTTAACCTACTTATGTTA is drawn from Psychroserpens sp. NJDZ02 and contains these coding sequences:
- a CDS encoding UvrD-helicase domain-containing protein — encoded protein: MSKTAPFKVYDASAGSGKTFALVKEYIKLLFASKHNDGFKQILAITFTNKAVGEMKTRILDTLKQFSDPEIITHPNSMFEAITKELDLEPIFVHKKSVTLLNTIMHNYAAFDISTIDGFNHRLIRTFAHDLKIPINFEVELDTPSLLNQAVDSLIAKAGTDKKLTRILIDFALEKADDDKSWDVSRDFNSIAKLLINDNDLPHLDSIKHKTLEDFNTLKSLIIKKITNHKTIITKVANDLIAVFESNGLDQKSFSRGTLFNHFVKAANLDFNRLYENQLAQNIADGKLYTKSLDSAKAEIIDQLLPQIETVYHKIKDAVFNLKFLQAVYKNVTPLSVLNAINKELTIIKEEENKLLISEFNTLISKEIKNQPTPFIYERLGEKFRHYFIDEFQDTSQMQWENLIPLIENTLTGQNLKGIQGTAMLVGDAKQAIYRWRGGKAEQFIGLTQNDNPFPIEKEVVRLEHNYRSFKNVINFNNQFFDYLSQHSFSSSAYSSLYQKAQQKPSIKHEGYVNLQFLDVQREDDINQLFPETIFETIINCLDNGYNLKDICILVRKKKEGVAIAEFLSKKGVRITSSETMLINNSEDVRLIINIFKLLVNPNNLEVKIKVLDYIATAHKIEDKHAFFKTNLNLPLQEFFESFEQYSITCNPTQLIQLSLYDLAESIVRSFNLTKESNAYIQYFLDIVLEFSQKQISDITSFLDYYHTKKESLNIVSPNNQNAVQIMTIHKSKGLEFPVVIFPYAYLDIYKEVEPKEWFPLDENQYNGFSKTLLNFNKDFENFGDTGEAIYLHHRAEQELDNINLLYVVLTRPVEQLYIISKKEKATKDGITYNTYSGLFINYLTQNGLWDDAQLDYSFGNPKREIQPEEDLETTQETKDFISVSKQDHNIKIITKSGFLWDTDQQDAIEKGNLIHDIMSEIKTKDDVDNVIKDYLLSGIINKEQAVLLTKTVKAIITHPEIKSYYTENYTIYNERDIISKSGAIIRPDRLMIKDNDAIIIDYKTGLSDPKYQEQLENYADILKEMNYNVSKKILIYINDIIKIVTY
- a CDS encoding superoxide dismutase — protein: MAFELPKLKYAYDALEPNIDARTMEIHYTKHHNGYTTKLNAAIEGTDLDGKSIEDILANLDMKNMAVRNNGGGFYNHSLFWEVMNPEGKGRLSGDLKDAIEAAYGSFEAFKDAFSKAAATQFGSGWAWLCVHKGGKVEVCSTPNQDNPLMPGVTCEGTPILGLDVWEHAYYLNYQNRRPDYIDAFFNVINWNEVERRYAEAK
- the kbl gene encoding glycine C-acetyltransferase, which produces MYSNIKEHLQKEIQDIKDNGLFKEERIITSAQGAEITLDSGARVLNFCANNYLGLSSHPEVIKAAQDTMDTHGFGMSSVRFICGTQDIHKTLEKKIADFYGTEDTILYAAAFDANGGVFEPLLGKEDAIISDSLNHASIIDGVRLCKAARYRYQNNDMADLEQQLIDANKNGARFKIIVTDGVFSMDGLVAPLDKISVLAEKYDAMIMIDECHSAGFIGETGRGTLEEKGVMDKIDIITGTLGKALGGAMGGYTTGKKEIIEILRQRSRPYLFSNSLAPAIVGASIKVFDMLSNDSSLRDTLEENTKFFKKGMKAAGFDIIDGDSAIVPVMLYDAKLSQTMANMLLKEGIYVIGFFFPVVPKDKARIRVQLSAAHTKAHLEKAIAAFIKVGKALNII
- a CDS encoding OmpA family protein; protein product: MKNLSRLLFTMLLLTSMGNVMAQNENNPWAINFGINAVDVYPVGEDMPQGDYFDEFFNVEDHWSILPSLSTISVSKYVGDNFSVQAGGSINRIEKWGQTATNPSIRVGDLAYYAIDGNVRYHLGDIIGSKKLDPAIGIGGGYTWIEEGAYNTFSTVAGSNNNVGAGTVNASLGLTYWFSDNIGLFVESKYKHSFEDYLTKHFQHSAGISVRFGGTDTDGDGVYDKNDACPDVPGLEAFNGCPDTDGDGIEDSKDTCPEIAGLAEFNGCPDTDGDGVPDNEDDCPQVKGLKELKGCPDADGDGVADSKDKCPSEAGPAANGGCPWPDTDGDGVLDKDDNCPKEVGTVANNGCPEAVIPTQVVLDKLNSYAKTILFATGKSSFKSETFSVLQSITAILKEYPEANFTIEGHTDSVGSKTSNQSLSDSRANAVMAYLIENGINSERLNAYGFGEDYPIDSNKTKAGRYNNRRVEVKLRK